Proteins encoded within one genomic window of Geminocystis sp. M7585_C2015_104:
- a CDS encoding acetolactate synthase large subunit produces the protein MNTAELLVKCLENEGVEYVFGLPGEENLHLLAALKDSPIRFITTRHEQGAAFMADVYGRLTGKAGVCLSTLGPGATNLMTGVADANLDGAPLVAITGQVGTDRMHIESHQYLDLVAMFAPVTKWNQQIVRPSITPEVVRKAFKIAQMEKPGAVHIDLPENIAAMAVEGEPLPTGIQEKVYASYRSINSAAVAIAKAKNPIILAGNGVIRARASQALTEFATRLNIPVANTFMGKGAIPYRHPLALWAVGLQQRDFISCAFEEADLVIAVGYDLIEYSPKRWNPNGTIPIVHIASTAAEIDSSYIPIVEVVGDISDSLMEILQRCDRTGKPTPFAVSLREEIVADYERYAEDDSFPLKPQKIIYDLREVMGSEDIVISDVGAHKMWIARHYHCESPNTCIISNGFAAMGIAIPGAIAAKLVYPNRKVVAVTGDGGFMMNCQELETALRVGTPFVTLIFNDNGYGLIAWKQMNQFGYTCYVDFSNPDFVKFAESMGLKGYRVEAASDLIPILKTALEDEVPAIIDCPVDYRENLRFSQRAGNLNCPSM, from the coding sequence ATGAACACGGCAGAATTACTAGTCAAATGTTTGGAAAATGAGGGTGTGGAGTATGTATTTGGCTTACCGGGGGAAGAAAATCTACACCTGCTGGCGGCTTTGAAGGACTCCCCCATTAGATTTATCACCACCCGTCACGAACAGGGGGCAGCCTTCATGGCCGATGTCTATGGCAGACTGACGGGGAAAGCCGGGGTTTGTCTCTCCACTTTAGGCCCTGGTGCTACAAATCTGATGACGGGTGTAGCTGACGCCAATCTGGACGGGGCACCCTTAGTGGCCATCACCGGACAGGTGGGCACTGACCGTATGCACATCGAATCACATCAGTACCTCGACTTGGTGGCCATGTTTGCCCCTGTGACCAAATGGAACCAACAAATTGTAAGGCCTAGTATTACACCCGAGGTGGTGAGAAAGGCCTTTAAAATAGCACAAATGGAGAAACCGGGGGCGGTGCATATAGACCTGCCGGAGAATATCGCCGCCATGGCTGTAGAAGGGGAACCTCTCCCCACTGGCATTCAGGAGAAGGTATATGCCTCCTATCGTAGTATCAACAGTGCGGCAGTGGCCATTGCTAAGGCCAAAAATCCCATCATCCTGGCGGGAAACGGTGTAATTCGCGCCCGTGCCTCTCAGGCTTTAACGGAATTTGCCACCCGCCTCAACATACCTGTAGCTAACACTTTCATGGGCAAGGGGGCCATTCCCTATCGTCATCCTTTAGCCTTGTGGGCGGTTGGGCTACAACAACGGGATTTCATCAGCTGCGCCTTTGAAGAAGCGGATTTGGTAATTGCCGTGGGTTACGACTTGATTGAATACTCTCCTAAACGTTGGAATCCTAATGGCACCATCCCCATTGTACATATTGCCTCCACTGCCGCCGAAATTGACAGTAGTTATATTCCCATCGTGGAGGTGGTGGGGGATATTTCCGATTCCTTGATGGAGATTTTACAAAGATGCGATCGCACTGGTAAGCCAACCCCCTTTGCGGTATCCCTCAGGGAGGAGATTGTGGCGGATTATGAGCGCTATGCCGAAGATGACAGTTTCCCCCTCAAACCCCAAAAAATTATTTATGATTTAAGAGAGGTGATGGGCTCAGAGGATATTGTCATTTCTGATGTAGGGGCTCATAAAATGTGGATTGCCCGTCACTATCACTGCGAAAGCCCCAACACCTGTATTATCTCTAACGGTTTTGCCGCCATGGGCATTGCCATACCTGGGGCCATTGCCGCTAAACTGGTTTATCCCAACAGAAAAGTGGTGGCAGTGACGGGGGATGGCGGTTTTATGATGAATTGCCAGGAGTTGGAAACTGCTTTGCGGGTGGGCACTCCTTTTGTCACCCTTATCTTCAATGACAATGGCTATGGCTTGATTGCCTGGAAACAGATGAATCAATTTGGTTACACCTGTTATGTGGATTTCAGCAATCCCGATTTTGTCAAGTTTGCAGAGAGTATGGGGTTAAAGGGTTATAGGGTAGAGGCAGCCAGCGATTTAATTCCCATCCTCAAAACTGCCCTGGAAGACGAGGTCCCTGCTATTATTGACTGTCCAGTGGACTATCGTGAGAATCTCCGTTTTTCCCAAAGGGCTGGAAATCTCAACTGTCCTTCCATGTAG
- a CDS encoding 2-dehydropantoate 2-reductase: MNNSLFSSSNLFPLEHPAIGIPSHPLQYRAIGVVKGIYKPEEGVLTKGVLTTEENYSFSAVLLGKTICTVKKHINLEEAQLWVVYPHSLPGKDELHFQIAGIYKPASPQNPPLPENYFSVRGEVVYSSKSREKVVVKIYHNNYPLRKGAPCFKVELKGKIPNNRLKSFFTFSARLEGKYLVIQEYFNLGLMAAYVK, from the coding sequence GTGAATAACAGTCTTTTTTCTTCCTCCAACCTTTTTCCCCTCGAACACCCCGCCATCGGCATCCCCTCTCATCCTCTTCAGTATCGCGCTATAGGAGTAGTTAAAGGTATATATAAGCCGGAGGAGGGAGTTTTGACAAAGGGGGTGTTGACAACAGAAGAAAACTATTCATTCTCGGCAGTGTTGTTGGGAAAAACCATCTGTACGGTTAAAAAGCATATTAACCTGGAAGAGGCACAACTGTGGGTAGTATATCCTCATAGTCTACCAGGGAAGGATGAGCTTCATTTTCAAATTGCCGGCATTTACAAACCCGCCTCCCCTCAAAACCCCCCTCTGCCGGAAAATTATTTTTCTGTCCGAGGAGAAGTAGTCTATTCTTCCAAGTCCAGAGAGAAGGTAGTGGTAAAAATATATCACAACAACTACCCCCTCAGAAAGGGAGCCCCCTGCTTTAAGGTGGAACTAAAAGGCAAAATTCCCAACAACCGTCTCAAGAGTTTTTTCACCTTTAGTGCCCGTCTAGAGGGGAAATATCTAGTGATTCAAGAATACTTTAACCTAGGGCTGATGGCGGCTTACGTAAAATAA